From a region of the Thermus caldilimi genome:
- a CDS encoding ABC transporter substrate-binding protein: MRRWVVAVLAVLLGLASAQKLVLASWGSQEEIKAYQEVLKVFQERNPGIQVEYINIPSGEYLAKITAMMAAGTPPDVFFLNNIDFPGMASRGVLAPLDAFIQRDKYPTADIFPGILKAFQWEGKQYGLPRDVSNLVVFYNRTLLRKAGLPDPKPDWTWEDFLRYAKALTVEKDGKRVQWGVSFQTFYLFWEPWVWSAGGRFYAPDHSRFLLNSPASLEGLQFYLDLRYKHHVAPTPEEAQDRGAFTMFLNGQTGMIVDGRWRVPTLKARAKFDFDVVPFPRGKAGSIVDIDGSGWVMAAGSRNPEAAWKLLSFLAGPEASRIFTRTGLIIPARGVDVKNVDRSIQSLKDFFVPPPPKNQQYFLTVNRTARPTETFERWNEALQLINKALEPVWQGKAELKAALDGVAPQVQKILDEVQAERKKR; encoded by the coding sequence ATGAGAAGGTGGGTTGTGGCTGTTTTGGCGGTGCTCCTAGGGCTTGCTTCTGCCCAGAAGCTGGTCCTGGCCAGCTGGGGGAGCCAGGAGGAGATCAAGGCATACCAGGAGGTGCTTAAGGTCTTCCAGGAGAGGAACCCGGGTATCCAGGTGGAGTACATCAACATCCCCTCCGGGGAGTACCTGGCCAAGATCACCGCCATGATGGCGGCCGGTACCCCGCCGGATGTCTTCTTCCTCAACAACATAGACTTCCCGGGGATGGCCTCGAGAGGCGTGCTGGCTCCCCTGGACGCCTTTATCCAGCGGGACAAGTACCCCACCGCCGATATCTTCCCGGGCATCCTCAAGGCCTTCCAGTGGGAGGGGAAGCAATATGGCCTGCCCCGGGATGTGTCCAACCTGGTGGTCTTCTATAACCGCACCCTCCTCCGGAAGGCGGGCCTGCCCGATCCCAAGCCCGACTGGACCTGGGAGGATTTCCTCCGCTACGCCAAGGCCCTCACCGTGGAAAAGGATGGCAAAAGGGTCCAGTGGGGGGTTTCCTTCCAGACCTTCTACCTCTTCTGGGAACCCTGGGTCTGGAGTGCGGGCGGGCGGTTTTATGCCCCTGACCACAGCCGGTTCCTGCTGAATAGCCCGGCGTCCCTGGAGGGCTTGCAGTTTTATCTGGACCTCCGCTACAAGCACCACGTGGCCCCCACTCCCGAGGAGGCCCAGGACCGCGGGGCCTTCACCATGTTCCTGAACGGACAGACGGGGATGATCGTGGACGGGCGCTGGCGGGTACCCACCCTTAAGGCCCGGGCCAAGTTCGACTTCGACGTGGTGCCCTTTCCCCGGGGCAAGGCAGGAAGCATCGTGGACATAGACGGCTCCGGCTGGGTGATGGCGGCCGGTTCCAGGAACCCGGAGGCCGCTTGGAAGCTCCTTTCCTTCCTGGCTGGCCCTGAGGCCAGCCGCATCTTCACCAGGACCGGGCTCATCATCCCCGCCCGGGGGGTAGATGTGAAGAATGTGGACCGCAGCATCCAAAGCCTCAAGGACTTCTTCGTGCCCCCGCCTCCCAAGAACCAGCAATACTTCCTCACGGTAAACCGCACGGCAAGGCCCACGGAAACCTTCGAGCGCTGGAACGAGGCCCTGCAACTCATCAACAAGGCCTTGGAACCCGTGTGGCAGGGTAAGGCGGAGCTGAAGGCGGCCCTGGACGGCGTGGCCCCCCAGGTGCAGAAGATTCTGGACGAGGTCCAGGCGGAGCGCAAGAAGCGCTAG
- a CDS encoding carbohydrate ABC transporter permease, whose protein sequence is MRVYYRFPLLFLLPSLVGFLAFNLGPILTSLLLSFVAYDGLRPLGLATFRESWVGLENYRQLLEDPVFHKAFFNTLFYVAVAVPLEIVLALLLALGLNRPWPGVRFIRTLYLLPTVTSVVAVGLLWRWILNPTVGPVNLFLRWAGERMEGVYGLLGLTPPSWVAWLAREGPGWLSDPAWAMWGVILASVWAGVGLRMLIFLAGLQNINKEYLEAASLDGANNLQRFFYVVLPLLSPTVFLNTLLAMIGGFQVFGLVYTMTGGGPLDSTNVLMLYLYRKAFGVFPFEMGYASAIAWVLFLILFALTYLQWTLRKRWVVEEA, encoded by the coding sequence ATGCGTGTCTACTACCGATTCCCCCTCCTCTTCCTCCTGCCCTCCTTGGTGGGCTTCCTGGCCTTCAACCTGGGGCCCATCCTCACCAGCCTCCTCCTTTCCTTCGTCGCCTACGATGGGTTAAGACCCCTTGGCCTGGCCACCTTCCGGGAGAGCTGGGTGGGCTTGGAGAACTACCGCCAGCTCCTCGAGGACCCCGTCTTCCACAAGGCTTTCTTCAACACCCTTTTCTACGTGGCGGTGGCGGTGCCCTTGGAGATCGTGTTGGCCTTGCTCCTGGCTTTGGGCTTGAACCGCCCTTGGCCCGGGGTGCGGTTCATCCGCACCCTCTACCTCCTGCCCACGGTGACCAGCGTGGTGGCGGTGGGCCTCCTTTGGCGCTGGATCCTGAACCCCACCGTGGGGCCAGTGAACCTCTTCCTGCGCTGGGCGGGGGAGAGGATGGAGGGTGTCTATGGCCTTTTGGGGTTAACCCCTCCCTCGTGGGTGGCGTGGCTGGCCCGGGAGGGACCCGGATGGCTTTCCGATCCAGCCTGGGCCATGTGGGGGGTGATCCTGGCCTCGGTGTGGGCGGGGGTAGGGTTAAGGATGCTGATCTTCCTGGCGGGACTGCAGAACATCAACAAGGAATACCTGGAGGCGGCCAGCCTGGACGGGGCCAACAACCTGCAGCGCTTCTTCTACGTGGTTTTGCCCCTCCTTTCCCCCACGGTGTTTCTGAACACCCTTCTCGCCATGATCGGCGGTTTCCAGGTGTTCGGCCTGGTGTACACCATGACCGGGGGAGGGCCCTTGGATTCCACCAACGTGCTGATGCTTTACCTGTACCGCAAGGCCTTCGGCGTCTTTCCCTTCGAGATGGGGTATGCTTCGGCCATCGCCTGGGTCCTCTTCCTCATCCTGTTTGCCCTCACCTACCTGCAGTGGACCCTGCGCAAGCGGTGGGTGGTGGAGGAAGCATGA
- a CDS encoding carbohydrate ABC transporter permease encodes MRLLGKLWDSLVYLVLLVGGVSMLVPFFWMISTSLKAPGAVFDLPVEVWPKELHWENYQRVLTSVPFGRWYLNSLVVALGLTFLNLTSGAMAGYAFARFRFRGQGALFLLFLATLMIPVHVLIIPLFILMRNLGWVDTYYALILPGLFDAFAIFLMRQHFLHLPRELEEAAIMDGATPWQVYWKVALPLAAPALATLGTFTFLAGWNSFLWPLIVTNSLEMRPLTVGLAVFQGQFSTEWTVLMAGLTLGTIPPILVFLLAQRYFIQGLTLGSLKG; translated from the coding sequence ATGAGGCTTTTGGGGAAGCTCTGGGATTCCCTCGTCTACCTGGTCCTCCTGGTCGGGGGGGTGAGCATGCTGGTGCCCTTCTTCTGGATGATCTCCACCAGCCTGAAGGCGCCGGGGGCGGTCTTTGACCTCCCTGTGGAGGTCTGGCCCAAGGAGCTCCACTGGGAAAACTACCAGCGGGTCCTCACCAGCGTGCCCTTCGGCCGCTGGTACCTGAACTCCTTGGTGGTGGCCTTGGGCCTCACTTTCCTGAACCTGACCAGCGGGGCCATGGCGGGTTATGCCTTCGCCCGCTTCCGTTTTAGGGGACAGGGGGCCTTGTTCCTCCTCTTCCTCGCCACCCTGATGATCCCTGTGCACGTGCTCATCATCCCCCTTTTCATCCTCATGCGGAACCTGGGCTGGGTGGACACCTACTACGCCCTTATTCTTCCCGGCCTCTTCGATGCCTTCGCCATCTTCCTCATGCGTCAACACTTCCTGCACCTGCCCAGGGAGCTGGAGGAGGCGGCCATCATGGACGGGGCTACTCCCTGGCAGGTGTACTGGAAGGTGGCCCTGCCCCTGGCAGCCCCCGCCTTGGCCACCTTGGGTACCTTCACCTTTTTGGCGGGCTGGAACAGCTTCCTCTGGCCCCTTATCGTCACCAACTCCTTGGAGATGCGCCCCCTAACCGTGGGCTTGGCGGTCTTCCAGGGGCAGTTTTCCACGGAGTGGACGGTACTCATGGCCGGGCTTACCCTGGGCACCATTCCGCCCATCCTGGTCTTTCTCCTGGCCCAGCGCTACTTCATCCAGGGCCTTACCCTGGGAAGCCTGAAGGGGTAG
- the lysA gene encoding diaminopimelate decarboxylase has translation MLDPTFQRALLEALDRYPTPFYAYDWGRVRAQLARLREAFPFARFFYALKANPRLGLLRRLRALGLGAEAVSLGEVLRAYRSGFGPDQVVWNGPVKTPEALTTLKGREPLVVLDSEGDVGRVARYLPGARVLLRVNPDLPVNTHGHLATGRGESQFGVLPEAVPGLVRTIREKGLTFLGLHLHLGSALSRVEDFLEGYGVLDALYPQVGPVAVLNLGGGFGLDLPLEALQEPLKSLARLYGAQVWLEPGRYLVAEAGVLVSRVVGLKETRRRYVLLDAGMTSLIRPALYGARHPILPLYPREGREEGIFDLAGPACEAGDILAREVRLPVPQEGEALAILEAGAYGASMSLTYLDTPRPLELLWTGAGWEVLRTREPWERLLEGEEA, from the coding sequence ATGCTGGATCCAACCTTTCAAAGAGCCTTGCTGGAAGCCCTGGATCGGTATCCCACGCCCTTTTACGCCTACGACTGGGGGCGGGTCCGGGCCCAGCTGGCGCGCCTGAGGGAGGCCTTCCCCTTTGCCCGTTTTTTCTACGCACTGAAGGCCAACCCCCGTCTTGGGCTTCTTCGGCGCCTCAGGGCCCTTGGCCTCGGGGCCGAGGCGGTTTCCCTGGGGGAGGTGCTCCGGGCCTACCGGTCGGGCTTTGGCCCGGACCAGGTGGTGTGGAACGGCCCGGTTAAGACCCCGGAGGCCCTTACCACCCTGAAGGGGCGGGAACCCCTTGTGGTCCTGGACTCCGAAGGGGATGTGGGGCGGGTGGCCCGGTACCTTCCCGGGGCCAGGGTGTTGTTGCGGGTGAACCCGGACCTCCCGGTGAACACCCACGGGCACCTGGCCACGGGCAGGGGGGAAAGCCAGTTTGGGGTGTTGCCGGAGGCGGTGCCGGGGCTGGTGAGAACTATCCGGGAAAAGGGGTTAACCTTTTTGGGCCTCCATCTGCACCTGGGTTCGGCCTTGAGCCGGGTGGAGGATTTCCTGGAAGGCTACGGGGTCCTCGATGCTCTTTATCCCCAGGTGGGGCCGGTGGCGGTCTTGAACCTGGGAGGGGGCTTCGGCTTGGACCTCCCCCTGGAGGCTCTCCAAGAACCCCTGAAGAGCCTGGCCCGGCTTTATGGGGCCCAGGTCTGGCTGGAGCCGGGAAGGTACCTGGTGGCCGAGGCAGGGGTCCTGGTGTCCAGGGTGGTGGGCCTGAAGGAAACCCGCAGGCGGTATGTGCTCCTGGATGCCGGGATGACCAGTCTCATCCGGCCTGCCCTTTATGGGGCCCGCCACCCCATCCTGCCCCTTTACCCTCGAGAAGGCCGGGAGGAAGGGATTTTTGACCTGGCGGGTCCCGCCTGCGAGGCAGGCGACATCCTGGCCCGGGAGGTGCGCCTGCCCGTGCCCCAGGAGGGGGAAGCCTTGGCTATCCTCGAGGCTGGAGCCTACGGGGCCAGCATGAGCCTTACCTACCTGGACACTCCAAGGCCCTTGGAGCTCCTTTGGACCGGGGCGGGGTGGGAGGTGCTTCGGACACGGGAGCCCTGGGAGCGGCTTTTGGAGGGGGAGGAGGCTTAG
- a CDS encoding HAMP domain-containing sensor histidine kinase produces the protein MSLRARLAYAFFLLAAAIGLLSLLLGYLVFRNLVERDIALDLSEVTGRVLKALEITETGPRLRQGDVFLGTHYVFGFRLSRDGVPVLEGGFAPKEGEAWRTAKVPWKEYVLEVHLRVEEYRRALGTYLRASLSLLLPLLLLAALLGSYFAGVLSRPLQELAQAVESLSALRFPKPLAPVRERELARVIHSFNRLVEAVRGALERERLLTRYASHELRSPLAVLRSQVEALKGGLLPLEQVLPHLEGALARMERTLEGLLALSRAEGDLEVDLLPLELTGFLRDYLKGQAGVRFRRLPSKEGGPAPGQMDPGPAEQAWILAHPLLLERMLDNLLENALRHGAPPVEIGLGGGKEEVVIEVRDHGPGVTEEALPHLTRPFFRERKEREGLGLGLALVEQGVKRLGGKLELENARPGLRVRLRLPRWRGEAANLSR, from the coding sequence ATGAGCCTTAGGGCGCGCTTAGCCTATGCCTTCTTCCTTCTGGCCGCCGCCATCGGCCTCCTCTCCCTCCTGCTGGGGTACCTGGTCTTCCGCAACCTGGTGGAGCGGGACATCGCCTTGGATCTCTCGGAGGTCACGGGGCGGGTCCTGAAAGCCTTGGAAATCACCGAAACAGGCCCCAGGCTCAGGCAGGGGGATGTCTTCCTGGGAACCCACTACGTCTTCGGCTTCCGTCTTTCCCGGGATGGAGTGCCCGTTCTGGAAGGAGGTTTCGCCCCCAAGGAAGGAGAGGCCTGGCGCACGGCCAAGGTCCCCTGGAAGGAGTACGTGCTGGAGGTCCACCTCCGGGTTGAGGAGTACCGGCGAGCCCTTGGCACCTATCTCAGGGCAAGCCTGAGCCTCCTCTTGCCCCTGCTGCTCCTAGCCGCCCTCCTCGGGTCCTACTTCGCCGGGGTTCTTTCCAGGCCTCTCCAGGAGCTGGCCCAAGCGGTGGAAAGCCTCTCTGCCCTGCGCTTTCCCAAGCCCCTGGCCCCGGTCCGGGAGCGGGAACTCGCCCGGGTCATCCATAGCTTCAACCGCCTGGTGGAAGCGGTGCGGGGAGCGCTGGAACGGGAAAGGCTCCTCACCCGCTACGCATCCCACGAGCTCCGCAGCCCCCTGGCGGTGCTCCGGAGCCAGGTGGAGGCACTCAAGGGAGGCCTTCTTCCCCTGGAACAGGTCCTGCCCCACCTGGAAGGCGCCTTGGCCCGCATGGAAAGGACCCTCGAGGGACTCCTGGCCTTGAGCCGGGCGGAGGGGGACCTGGAGGTGGACCTGCTTCCCCTGGAGCTTACGGGGTTCCTGAGGGACTACCTGAAAGGTCAGGCGGGAGTGCGGTTTCGGCGCCTTCCCTCCAAGGAAGGCGGCCCAGCGCCAGGCCAGATGGACCCAGGACCTGCCGAGCAAGCCTGGATTCTAGCCCATCCCCTTCTGCTGGAAAGGATGCTGGATAACCTCTTGGAAAACGCCCTTCGCCACGGGGCACCCCCGGTGGAGATCGGGCTTGGTGGGGGAAAGGAGGAGGTGGTCATAGAGGTGAGGGATCATGGGCCCGGAGTCACGGAAGAAGCCCTGCCCCACCTGACCCGGCCCTTTTTCCGGGAGCGTAAAGAGCGCGAAGGGCTGGGCCTGGGCTTGGCCTTGGTGGAGCAAGGGGTGAAGCGGCTGGGCGGGAAGCTGGAACTGGAAAATGCCCGCCCGGGCTTACGGGTACGCTTGAGGCTTCCGAGGTGGCGCGGTGAAGCGGCGAACCTTTCTCGTTAA
- a CDS encoding response regulator transcription factor, whose protein sequence is MRILVVEDEPGILEPILALLRRERYEALGARNLEEAWSLLAEGEPDVLILDIMLPEGEDAGFRFAEALRQGGFRGGILFLTARDALEDRIHGLELGGDDYLVKPFHLEELLARIKALARRHADFKGRILRRGSLEVDLVARRVILGGREVALSPKAFALLELLAQHPDRTFSREELLERLFPGAETDAVLRVYVQKLRQSLAPWVVERVPGGYRLGKP, encoded by the coding sequence ATGAGGATCTTGGTGGTGGAAGACGAGCCAGGCATTCTGGAGCCCATCCTGGCCCTCTTGCGGCGGGAGCGGTACGAGGCCCTCGGGGCCAGGAACCTGGAGGAAGCCTGGAGCCTCTTGGCCGAGGGGGAACCCGATGTCCTCATCCTGGACATCATGCTGCCCGAGGGGGAGGACGCGGGCTTCCGCTTCGCCGAGGCCCTGCGCCAAGGGGGCTTCCGCGGGGGCATCCTATTCCTCACCGCCAGGGATGCCCTCGAGGACCGAATCCATGGCCTAGAATTGGGCGGGGACGACTACCTGGTAAAACCCTTCCACCTGGAGGAGCTCCTGGCCCGAATCAAGGCCCTCGCCCGAAGGCATGCCGACTTCAAGGGGCGTATCCTGCGAAGGGGTTCCCTCGAGGTGGACCTGGTGGCCAGGCGGGTGATCCTGGGTGGGAGGGAGGTGGCCCTTTCCCCCAAGGCCTTCGCCCTCCTGGAGCTTCTGGCGCAACACCCCGACAGAACTTTTAGCCGCGAGGAACTCCTCGAGCGCCTCTTCCCGGGAGCCGAAACGGATGCGGTGCTCCGGGTGTACGTGCAAAAGCTCCGTCAAAGCCTCGCCCCCTGGGTGGTGGAACGGGTACCCGGGGGCTACCGCCTGGGGAAGCCATGA
- a CDS encoding cytochrome c3 family protein: MKRLWLLLLLGLALASEGERYLYVRWDAERGQAFLSDGSPLPPGLAVVPGQYVELEHGRIKPKRQWQPPQDLVKVYLPREVGRVVFSHERHFAALGAKGSTCETCHTVLDENKVWKSRAQVPALEPHGATSLGRFCATCHDGKTQPVAIRGSQSSLKDPIFTAWGRKADASCSQCHAPKSHGRDFTSSHGEWAEEEGARECATCHRGASSLSSQEALKVQAFQRAQLALIQNPEDEKAFNVTLPPNFCAYCHGLDGKAWGKRD, from the coding sequence CCCTGGCCAGCGAGGGAGAGCGCTACCTCTATGTGCGCTGGGACGCGGAGAGGGGCCAGGCCTTCCTCTCCGATGGCTCTCCCCTTCCCCCTGGCCTTGCGGTGGTGCCTGGACAGTACGTGGAGCTGGAGCATGGACGGATCAAGCCCAAGAGGCAGTGGCAGCCACCCCAGGACCTGGTCAAGGTCTACCTGCCCCGGGAGGTGGGCCGCGTGGTCTTCAGCCACGAACGCCACTTCGCGGCCCTGGGGGCCAAGGGAAGCACCTGCGAAACCTGCCACACCGTCCTGGACGAGAACAAGGTATGGAAGAGCAGGGCCCAGGTCCCAGCCCTCGAGCCCCACGGGGCTACCTCCCTAGGGCGGTTCTGCGCCACCTGCCACGACGGTAAGACCCAGCCCGTCGCCATACGGGGAAGCCAAAGCTCCCTTAAGGACCCCATCTTCACCGCATGGGGCCGCAAGGCCGACGCCTCCTGCTCCCAGTGCCACGCTCCCAAAAGCCACGGCCGGGACTTCACCTCAAGCCACGGAGAGTGGGCCGAGGAAGAAGGGGCCAGGGAGTGTGCCACCTGCCACCGGGGAGCTTCAAGCCTTTCGTCCCAAGAGGCCCTGAAGGTCCAGGCCTTCCAGCGGGCCCAGCTGGCCCTGATCCAAAACCCGGAGGACGAAAAGGCCTTTAACGTCACCCTGCCCCCCAACTTCTGCGCCTACTGCCACGGGCTGGACGGAAAAGCCTGGGGCAAGCGAGACTAG